From the genome of Methylocystis echinoides:
CTCGCGCTTCGTGCATGTCTATCCACAAGACGAAGAATTCGGACGCGTCTACGCGCCGACCCTCGCCATTCACGCCTCGCCGAAGCCCTTTGTAAGCGCCCTCTTCAAGCTCATGCCGCCAGAGCCGCGCCCCTGGCGCGAAGACACCGCGGCGGCGCATCGCGACTATCTGGATTTTTCCCGCGCCTTCGACCCGTCGGCGGACGTCGATCTGGCGCAAACGATGATCTGGCTCAGCGACACGCTCCCGCCTGACGCGATTGTTTGCAACGGCGCCGGAAACTACGCCTCCTGGATCCATCGCTACTTTCGGTTCCGACGCTTTGGAACGCATTTTGCGCCCACTTCCGCCACCATGGGCTATGGCGTGCCAGCGGCCGTTGCGCTTCAGCGCCTGCATCCTTCACGCCTCGTCGTCTCGATCAACGGCGACGGCGACTTCTTGATGAACGGCCAGGAGTTTGCAACGGCCGTTCAATACGGCCTGCCCATCGTCGTCATCATTTGTGACAATGGGAGCTACGGGACAATTCGCATGCATCAGGAGCGTCATTATCCTGCGCGCGTAATTGCGACCGATCTCAAGAATCCCGATTTCGCCGCCTATGCGCGCGCCTTCGGCGGCTTTGGCGTGCGCGTTGAACGCACGCAAGACTTTCCCGAAGCCTTCACGACGGCCCGCGCCTCCGGCCAACCTTCGATCATCCATTTGAGGATGGATCGCGACCGCATCTCGCCGACCTTGACGCTCTCCGGCCTGCGCGCAGGCGCTCAACGCTAATCAGGACGCCGCCACGAGAGAGGCCCGCGAATGCGCGAAATCCCAGTAGAGCGACCGCGCCCTCTTGTAGAACGGCCCCGCCGCCAAATAACGGCCGTCGATTTGCGACATTGGCGCGACCTTTTGAAAATTGCCCGTCGAGAAAATTTCGTCGGCGCTGAGGAAATCCTCATAACGCAGCGTCTTCTCGACAACCTCGACGCCGTCCGCGCGAAGAAGACCGATGACGCGTTGACGCGTGATCCCATTCAGGAAGGCGCCATTCGGCGCCGGCGTGAAAACGACGCCATCCCTTCCGAGAAAGGCGTTGGCATTGGCGAATTCCGCAACGTCGCCGAGCAGGTCGCGCATCAGGCAATTATCGAAGCCGCGCTTACCCGCCTCGATGAGCGCCCGCGCGCCATTTGCGTAATGACAACCAGCTTTGGCGCCTACCGGCGCCGTTTCCGAACTGGGTCGGCGGAAAGGCGACAGCGTAATCGCGCCCCCTCTCGGCGTCGGCATCGGCGCCTCGTAGATCGTCAGGCACCAGTTCGTCGACGCAGGATCGAAGCGCACGCCGCCGCCCAATCCATCCTCCGCCCAATACATTGGCCGGATGTAGAGCGCCGCGTCGGGCGCGAATTTTCGCAGCCCATCCTCCACAAGCTCGCGCCACTGCGCGACGCTCAAGACCGGTTCGAGCAACATTTCGCGCGCCGAATGATTGATCCGCGCCAGATGCAGATCGAGGTCGGGCGTCACGCCCTCGAAGGCGCGGGCCCCGTCGAACACTGTCGACCCGAGCCACGCGCCATGCGTGCGTGCGCCAAGGATCGGCGTATTGCCTTCGCGCCATCTCCCCTGGAAAAACGTCCAGGTGGGCGAAAGCAAACCGGGCGCGGTCGCCATGACGGCCCCCTCAAGCGTCACTGAACATCGACGGGGCATCGCCTTCCTTATGCGAAGCGCCGATAAGTCTCCGCAGCTTTCTCAGGACCCGCGCCATGAACATCAGCGGCGCCGGCACAGGGGTGCGGCAGAAAGCGACCTTGCGAATGTAAGTCTCGACACGCCAAACCGCGTGTGACCCTGCGCGAAAAAGCATATGGTCGCCAGCTTGGATGACGCGCTCCACGCCGCTGTCGTCCCGGATGACCGCTGAGCCTTCGAGAACATAGACTGTCTCGTCGACGTTATAACGCCAGTGAAACACCGCGGTCGTACAATCCCACACCAGCGCGGTCGCGGTCCCGTCGAGACTGACCGACAAGATAAAGTTACGCGCAACCGGAGCGCCTTCGATCACCCAGGCGGGGTTGATCGGACAAGGCTTCATCTCGACGTCTTTCGCGGTCGAAAAGACAAGCTTTTTGTCAAACGCCATCATCGTTGACCTTTCCCTCAATCGATTTGCAGCGTTTTGCGCAAGCGATGCGGCCAGTCTTCCAGACACAGGCCGTGGATCGAAAACAGGGCGATTGCCAGCCGGTCCATTCCGAAGGCGACGCAGGCGGAATGCGCGGTCTCGCCATTCTCGTCGATCAGTTCCCAGGTCTTGCCGAAGTGATCTCGATGATAATTGAAGCTCATGCAGGCCGTCGGCGCGCCTTCCGCGCGGACGGGGATCAGCAACTCGAACTTCAGCGCCTGCTCGACCTGATTGGCGGCCAACAACTGCCCGACGCGACCGAAGAACGGGTCGCTCGCGCGATCGAATTCGAAAGGAAGCTCCAGTTCTTCCGCGATCGACGTCGCGCGCTGCATCCATCCCTCGCGGAAGGTCGCGACCTCCGCCGGGGAGCCGATGCGCACGAATTCCCGCATGCGGAACGACTGCAGTCGATCGAGATCGCGCGACGGTTCATGACGGAAGCAATCCGCCGCGACGTCGAAGGTCAAGCCCTCGGCAGGTATGCGCCCTCTCGCCGCCGCGATTGGATAGACGGGATAGCAGGCGGCCGGACTCAAGACGAGCTCGGCGGCGCGCGCATCCTGCGTCCAGTCGGCGCCCCGCTTCGCGCGCTCGACGGACGCGGCGATATCCGCCTCGGACCCATGCAGACAGCAGACGCAGCCGAGAAGCTGGGGAAAACTGTTCAAGTAACCCTGCCTTTCGAGCTGCCGCAGGCTCATCACCGGCGGAAACCGAAAGACTTCCGCGCTCTCGGGACGATGGCGTGAAATCAGCCGTTGCAACGCATCGACGACATCCTCGTATTGACGAGTCCGCGCATAGACTCCCGCTACGCCCATCGAATCGAAGAGCCTGTCGAGAATGGCTTCGTCAGTCCCGCGGGATTTAACTGCGTGGGTCATTGGCGCGCCCTCGTAATCGCTTCCGGAACGCCGCCAATCAAACAAGGGGGTCCGACAGTCGAGAGAATGCGAGAGTTGTTGATCATGATGGAGGCCGAAAGAATGTCACGCAGCGGTCGCGTCAGGCTGAACTCACTGTCGTTGCGATACCCAGAGATTCCACAGGCCTGAAACGCCTGCATCACGGTCGCAATCGCTCCTTCCGAAGCGGAAACCTTGAGAAGGTTGAGCGACGTCTGATAGCCGATTTCATCAAGCCGCTCCGGCTCGGGGGCGCGATCGAGATAGTCGGCGATGGCGGAATCGACGAGCGCGACGAGATTCATCAGGGATAGCGACGCCTGCGTCGCCAGCGGCGCGCCCGGCGGGGGAGCGCCCTTTTGCGCGCGCGAGATCTTGCGAACGAACGTTTGCGCGCGTGAGACCGCTCCCGCGGCGATCCCCGCCCAACAGGCGGCCCAAAGCAGATGGGTTACGGGAACCATGCTGCGACGATGAATCCGATCGTAGGGTTCTGAGAACGCCTGCTCCCTGTCGCCTTGCGCGAGCAGCCGGAACCCTTCGGAACAGGTTCCGCGCATGCCCATGACGTCCCATGTCGCTGTGGGGCGCAGCTGGTAGTCTTCCTTGAAGAAGAGCGCGAGCGTCTGATCGCTCGGCAAGGACTCCGGCGAACGCCGCGCCGTTGTTACGATCGCGTCGGCGGCGGCCCCGTAAGAGACGACCGAGGCGTCGCGGTCGAGCGAGATTCGGTCGCCGTGGCGAACGAGCGCCGCCGCGCTGTTTCGCACATCCGCCCCGTTTTTCCCTTCTGTCGTAGACGATGCGAGCAGCTTCTGCTCGAAGCCGATGCGACGCAGCGCCGCGAAGCAGCGGGCGTTTTCATCCGCATGATTGGCGACGCAGGCAACGTTGGCGGCGTGCATGGCGTAAATCATGGAGGTTGACGAACAGACCCGGCCGAGGGCGTAGCAGAGTTGCGCCGCATCGGCGACGCTCCGCCCCTCTCCCCCAAAGGCTGGAGACAAGAGAATGCCGAGCAGCCTCTGCTTCTTCAGTTCTTCAAACGCTTCGGTCGGAAATCGTGCGTCGTGGTCGACCACATCGGCGAATTTCGCTGCGACGGCCGCCGCCGCGGCGACCCGCGCGGAAAAGTCTAGCGGCGTCCTCGCCTCCAGTTCCGTCGAAACATTGCCAGCCATCGACATGGACGCGCCTCATTGAGAAAACCCCGCAGCTCAAACTTGGCGTCTAATTGTTAACGTTCAATTCGTTCCCGCAAACAGTCAAGATTAAGGTTACCGAGGGAAAGGCTGTGAATTCAGTAGCTTCGCATCCCATCAGGCTGGTATGAGGTTTTCCAGTAGAGGCCAGCGAAGTATTGGAGGTCGGTTCGTGAACCCGTTGACCGCAAACGCCGCCAGCCGCATTCACGCCCTCCTTGGCGCTTTCCTGCCCGAAGCGGAAGCAGTTGCGCGCAGCCAGGATCTGCGCGAGCTCGGCCTGACGTCGCTCCAGATGGTCAATCTGATGCTCTCGATAGAAGCCGAATTCGACGTGCTGATTCCAGCTTCGAAGCTGCTGCCGACCAATTTTCGAAGCATCGAAACGATTGAGAGTCTGCTGAGCGAGATCGCTCGCTGAGTGCGGCGGCGACGCCCCTCACGCTAGTCCTGGCGCGCCTTTCGGAGGGCGTCGACGGTAGACAGCCAGTCTCGATAGAGCGCGATTGCATCCTCTTTCCAAGGCGCACCGTAGCTCTGTCCGGCAAGCAGGCTTTCAAGGGTCCGGTTTGCGTCGGCCACGCAACCGCATCGAATGCGCGCCGTCAGTTCGTCGAGTCGCGCCGACAAGGCCGCATCAAAGACCCGCTCTGGCTGGGCTGGATAGGTGGACTGCGCGCCATCGAGAAAGCGAAGCACATCGCGCCGATATTCCTTAGCGAGCGTGTCAGCGTCATATTCGGGATGTCCCTGGAGAAACACGAACAGGCTCGGCTCCCGGCGCCAAAACATATCGACGCCCGCGACATCCGAATTTGAACCGATCTGAAAGCCATAACGTTCCAACGCGTCCCGGTCCAAGCCGTTGCAGCGCGAGTGCGGAACGATGCGTGTCCCGGCGCGCTCCCCGCTCCACTCCGGGGCGTAGTTCGTGAACTGAAGAACCCCGCTCATCTTGCGGGTCTCCGGGCGCCGCTCGATACCGGATAAATGCAGGGTCGCCGCGTGTGCGGCGAGGCACGACCAGATTGCGGCGCGCGTATGCTCCCGCGCCCAGTCGACGAGCCTTTGGATGTGCGGCCAGTATGGTTCGCGCTCCAGCCTCTCTGCGCGCGGTTCAGACCCGGTGACGATCACCGCATCGGCCCCGCGTCGATAAAGCGCCTCGATGGCCTCGTGGCTGCGCGCAAGATAGCGACGCGCCTTCTCCGATCGGTCGAGACCGGGAAGCGCGTAGCAGCGCCATCTCACGGCCCGCCCCGCCGCCCCCGCGCGCACGAGCCTTGCAAACTGCGCCTCCGTGGCGGAAAGCGCCGCATCAGGCATATTGTTGACGAACGCCACCTCGAGCACAGCGCCGTCGCCGCGCTTGAGCCTCCTCATTCTGCGGCGTCCCGACGAGGCGCGGAAGACGCCGCGCCCAACGCCTGGTCGAGATCCGCCAGAATGTCGTCGATATGCTCGATGCCGACGCTGAGACGCAGCATCTCGGGCGTCACGCCCGCCTTCTCCTGCTCCGCGGCAGTCATTTGACGATGGGTCGTGGATGCGGGATGGCAGGCGAGCGATCTCGTGTCGCCGATATTCACCAACCGCTTGATGAGACGAAGCGCATCGTAGAGACGCTTGCCTGTCTCAACTCCGCCCTTCACCCCGAAAGTGAGCAAAGACGGCGGCCGGCCGTCCAGATATTTCTGTGCGAGTTCGTAGTAAGGATTACCGGGAAAGCCCGCGTAATGCACCCAGGCGACGCGCGGATGGTCGCGCAAGAATTCCGCGACGCGGCGAGCGTTGTCGACGTGGCGCTCGACGCGCACGGCCACGGTCTCCAGGCCTTGCAGCAGCAGGAAGGCGTTGAGCGGCGACAGCACGGCTCCCGTCGTGCGCTGATAGACGCTCCGCGCGCGGGCGATGTAGGCGCTCTGCGCAAACCGGTCGACATAGACGAGACCATGGTAGGAAGCGTCGGGCTGATTGAAGGTCGGAAAGCGCTCGGGATATTGGCCCCACGGGAAGCGCCCGCCATCCACGATGGCGCCGCCGAGCGTCGTTCCATGTCCGCCCATGAACTTGGTCAGGGAGTGGACGACAATATCGGCGCCATGCTCGATCGGGCGAAGCAGAATGGGCGTCGGCACCGTATTGTCGACGATCAAGGGAACGCCATGCGCATGCGCGACATCGGCGAGAGCGGCAATGTCGCTGATCGCGCCTGCGGGATTGCCGACGCTCTCGCAAAACACGGCCTTGGTGTCGGCGTCGATCGCCGCCGCCATGTCTGCGGGCGAGTCGCTCGCGGCAAAGCGCACTTTCACGCCTTGTCGCGCCAGAACATGTTGAAGCAGCGTATGGGTTGTCCCATAGAGAGTCGGCGCGGCGACGATGTCCCCGCCAGCGTCCGCAACATTGGCGAAAGCGTAATAGAGCGCCGCCTGGCCCGTCGCGACCGCGAGCGCGCCGACCCCGCCTTCGAGTGCGGCGACGCGGCGCTCCAGCACGGCCGTCGTCGGATTGGCGATGCGGCTGTAGCGAAAGCCCTCCTCCTCGAGATCGAACAGCGCCGCCGCGTGATCCGCGCTGTCGAACTCATAGGCCACGGTTTGATAAATCGGCACGGCCACCGCATGCGTCGCTGGATCGCCGTCATAGCCTGCGTGGATTGCAACCGTTTCGTTATGCATCCGCCCGCCAAGTACAAAAATTTAAGCTCGGACCATGCAGGGGATTGCTTAAAATCTCCGTGCGCAAAGTTTTCGCCGGCCCGGGGCGAAATTGCCATCTGCGGGCCTTTTTCTGGAAATTATCTAAGACGGGTGGACCCTTCAGGTTGAAGGAGCAAGCGCAGGACGCGGATCGGATGGCTGATCGTTCGGTTAACAAAGCCTTTGTTCGCGCGTTGAAACTCACCGCCGCGATCAATGAGAACCCGCGCCTGGTCTTGCCGCTCGCCTTCGACGAGGTCGCGCGCCAACGCGGCGATGCGCCTGCGCTCCTCTCCGAGCGCGGCGATCTCACCTTTCGTGAACTCTCGGAAAGGTCGCTGCGCTATGCGCAATGGGCTCTGGCGCAGGGTCTCGCCAAGGGCGACGCCGTGGCGCTGATAATGGAAGGGCAGCCCGAATATGTCGCCATCTGGCTCGGCTTGACGCGCATCGGCGTCGTGGTCGCGCTGATCAATCACCATCTCACGGGCGCGGCGCTGGCCCATTGCATCCGGGTCGCCGAGCCGCGTCTGATCCTCTGCTCGACCAAGTTTCGCCGCGCCTGCGAAGACGTCGCGTCAGAGCGGCTCTCCGTCATTGCGTGCGACGAGGGGTTCGAACGCGATCTTGCCCGGCAATCCGCCGAGCCGCCGGCGCTCCCCGAGTCCGCCCGGCCCACGCTCTCCGACCATGCGCTCTACATTTACACTTCCGGCACGACCGGCTTGCCTAAAGCGGCGATCGTCTCCCATCGGCGCTTGATGAATTGGGCGCTGTGGTTCCAGGGCCTCATCGACGTCACGCCCGACGACCGCATGTATGACTGTCTGCCGCTCTATCACTCGGTCGGCGGCGTGGTCGCGGTGTGGTCGACGCTGCTCGGGGGCGGCGCCGTCGTGTTGCGTGAGCGATTCTCGGCGAGCGCCTTCTGGAGCGACGTTGTCGCCCATCGCTGCACGCTGTTCCAATATATTGGCGAGCTGTGTCGCTATCTCATCCATGCCCCGCCCTGCCCCGAAGAGCGCCAGCACAGACTGCGCATGACGATCGGCAATGGGCTGAGGCCGGAAGTCTGGCCCGTTTTTCAGCGACGATTTGCGATCCCGCGCATTCTCGAATTCTACGCGGCGACGGAAAGCAATTTCTCTCTCTACAATGTCGAAGGCGAACCCGGGGCCATAGGCCGGATTCCGGCCTTCCTCGCAACGCGGCATCCCGTGCGGCTCGTCAGATATGACGTCGAGACAGAGACGCCTCTGCGTGGCGACGATGGTTTCTGCGTCCCCTGCGGGCCGAATGAAGCGGGCGAGGCGATCGCCCGCATCGCGAATGATTTCGAGGGCTACCTCGATTCCGAGGCCTCGCAGAAGAAAATCTTGCGCAACGTCTTCGCATCTGGCGACGCCTGGATGCGCAGCGGCGATCTGATGCGCAAGGATGCGCGCGGCTTTTTTTATTTTCTCGACCGCATCGGCGACAGCTTCCGCTGGAAGGGCGAGAACGTATCGACGGCGGAAGTCGCGCAGGCGATTGCCGCCTATCCCGGCGTTCTCGACGCCGCCGTCTATGGCGTAGAAGCGCCAGGCTGCGACGGGCGGGCCGGCATGGCGGCGATTGTCGCGGGCGAGACGTTCGAGATCGACGGGCTTTACCCCTATCTCGCCGCGCGCCTGCCGGGTTACGCGCGGCCGCTGTTCCTGCGGCTGTCGCGCGAGCTGGTTTTGACCGCAACGTTCAAACACCGGAAGCGCGAGCTTGCCGATCAGGGATTTGATCCTCGACTCATCCCTGACCCTGTCTTTTTCGCGTCTTCGAAGCAGTCTATATATGTTCCGCTGGACGCCTCGCTTTTTTTGAAGATCGTCGCAGGCGCCGTCCAACTCTAGCTGCCGAGCTGAAAAGGTTGCCGTGATGACAGTCGATGTGGGCGCGATCTCGGTAGTCCTGAACGAAGGCGCGGATGGCGAAGGCCCGCTCTCCGGGGCGACCTTCGTCGTCAAGGAAAATATCGACGTCGCCGGTCACGTCTCGACCAATGGCCACCCGCAATGGGCGACGACCCATTCGCCTGCGCGCGCCAACGCCGCTGTCGTCGACCGTCTTCTGGGCGCCGGAGCGCGGCTTGTTGGAAAGGCGCAAATGGACGAGATGGCTTACAGCCTGATGGGCGCCAATCCGCATTATGGCGCGCCGATCAATCCGGCTGCGCCGGATCGGCATCCCGGCGGCTCCTCTTCGGGTTCGGCGGTGGCCGTCGCCGCCGGCCTCGTGAGTTTCTCCATTGGAACGGATACGGCCGGATCGTGCCGGGCGCCCGCAGCCTTTTGCGGGGTCTTCGGCTTTCGGTCTTCGCACGGCGCCATAACCATGGACGGCGTCGTGCCGCTCGCCCCTTCTCTCGACGTCATCGGCTGGTTCGCACGCGATCTCGACCGCATGGCGAAAGTGGGCGACGCGCTTTTGCCGCCAGCGGCCGACGATCGCGGTTTCGAGGACGCCGTCCTGCTCGGCGACGCTTTCCAGGGCGTCGAGACGGCCTTTGCGGCGGGGGCCGCGCCGGCTGTCGACATGTTGAAAAGCGGGCCCTGGCGCGAGGCGCGGCTGGGAGACGAGTTTTTCAAGACGACGCTTGCGCACTTCCGAAATCTTCAGGCTTGTGAGGCCTGGGCCTCGCATGGGGCCTGGATCGCCGCT
Proteins encoded in this window:
- a CDS encoding homoserine O-succinyltransferase codes for the protein MRRLKRGDGAVLEVAFVNNMPDAALSATEAQFARLVRAGAAGRAVRWRCYALPGLDRSEKARRYLARSHEAIEALYRRGADAVIVTGSEPRAERLEREPYWPHIQRLVDWAREHTRAAIWSCLAAHAATLHLSGIERRPETRKMSGVLQFTNYAPEWSGERAGTRIVPHSRCNGLDRDALERYGFQIGSNSDVAGVDMFWRREPSLFVFLQGHPEYDADTLAKEYRRDVLRFLDGAQSTYPAQPERVFDAALSARLDELTARIRCGCVADANRTLESLLAGQSYGAPWKEDAIALYRDWLSTVDALRKARQD
- a CDS encoding acyl-CoA dehydrogenase family protein; protein product: MSMAGNVSTELEARTPLDFSARVAAAAAVAAKFADVVDHDARFPTEAFEELKKQRLLGILLSPAFGGEGRSVADAAQLCYALGRVCSSTSMIYAMHAANVACVANHADENARCFAALRRIGFEQKLLASSTTEGKNGADVRNSAAALVRHGDRISLDRDASVVSYGAAADAIVTTARRSPESLPSDQTLALFFKEDYQLRPTATWDVMGMRGTCSEGFRLLAQGDREQAFSEPYDRIHRRSMVPVTHLLWAACWAGIAAGAVSRAQTFVRKISRAQKGAPPPGAPLATQASLSLMNLVALVDSAIADYLDRAPEPERLDEIGYQTSLNLLKVSASEGAIATVMQAFQACGISGYRNDSEFSLTRPLRDILSASIMINNSRILSTVGPPCLIGGVPEAITRARQ
- a CDS encoding cupin domain-containing protein, whose protein sequence is MMAFDKKLVFSTAKDVEMKPCPINPAWVIEGAPVARNFILSVSLDGTATALVWDCTTAVFHWRYNVDETVYVLEGSAVIRDDSGVERVIQAGDHMLFRAGSHAVWRVETYIRKVAFCRTPVPAPLMFMARVLRKLRRLIGASHKEGDAPSMFSDA
- a CDS encoding amidase translates to MTVDVGAISVVLNEGADGEGPLSGATFVVKENIDVAGHVSTNGHPQWATTHSPARANAAVVDRLLGAGARLVGKAQMDEMAYSLMGANPHYGAPINPAAPDRHPGGSSSGSAVAVAAGLVSFSIGTDTAGSCRAPAAFCGVFGFRSSHGAITMDGVVPLAPSLDVIGWFARDLDRMAKVGDALLPPAADDRGFEDAVLLGDAFQGVETAFAAGAAPAVDMLKSGPWREARLGDEFFKTTLAHFRNLQACEAWASHGAWIAAQHPTFGKGVEERFAIASKVTAEQKKAALAYRDAERARIDALLGDAGFLVMPTVPFRAPLLTESEEQLDAKRYQMMRLFLIASYFGLPQISLPLPTSEAPVALSFVGRRGADRQLIALAQRFCGRLKK
- a CDS encoding O-acetylhomoserine aminocarboxypropyltransferase/cysteine synthase family protein gives rise to the protein MHNETVAIHAGYDGDPATHAVAVPIYQTVAYEFDSADHAAALFDLEEEGFRYSRIANPTTAVLERRVAALEGGVGALAVATGQAALYYAFANVADAGGDIVAAPTLYGTTHTLLQHVLARQGVKVRFAASDSPADMAAAIDADTKAVFCESVGNPAGAISDIAALADVAHAHGVPLIVDNTVPTPILLRPIEHGADIVVHSLTKFMGGHGTTLGGAIVDGGRFPWGQYPERFPTFNQPDASYHGLVYVDRFAQSAYIARARSVYQRTTGAVLSPLNAFLLLQGLETVAVRVERHVDNARRVAEFLRDHPRVAWVHYAGFPGNPYYELAQKYLDGRPPSLLTFGVKGGVETGKRLYDALRLIKRLVNIGDTRSLACHPASTTHRQMTAAEQEKAGVTPEMLRLSVGIEHIDDILADLDQALGAASSAPRRDAAE
- a CDS encoding phosphopantetheine-binding protein, which encodes MNPLTANAASRIHALLGAFLPEAEAVARSQDLRELGLTSLQMVNLMLSIEAEFDVLIPASKLLPTNFRSIETIESLLSEIAR
- a CDS encoding amino acid--[acyl-carrier-protein] ligase — translated: MTHAVKSRGTDEAILDRLFDSMGVAGVYARTRQYEDVVDALQRLISRHRPESAEVFRFPPVMSLRQLERQGYLNSFPQLLGCVCCLHGSEADIAASVERAKRGADWTQDARAAELVLSPAACYPVYPIAAARGRIPAEGLTFDVAADCFRHEPSRDLDRLQSFRMREFVRIGSPAEVATFREGWMQRATSIAEELELPFEFDRASDPFFGRVGQLLAANQVEQALKFELLIPVRAEGAPTACMSFNYHRDHFGKTWELIDENGETAHSACVAFGMDRLAIALFSIHGLCLEDWPHRLRKTLQID
- a CDS encoding branched-chain amino acid aminotransferase, translating into MATAPGLLSPTWTFFQGRWREGNTPILGARTHGAWLGSTVFDGARAFEGVTPDLDLHLARINHSAREMLLEPVLSVAQWRELVEDGLRKFAPDAALYIRPMYWAEDGLGGGVRFDPASTNWCLTIYEAPMPTPRGGAITLSPFRRPSSETAPVGAKAGCHYANGARALIEAGKRGFDNCLMRDLLGDVAEFANANAFLGRDGVVFTPAPNGAFLNGITRQRVIGLLRADGVEVVEKTLRYEDFLSADEIFSTGNFQKVAPMSQIDGRYLAAGPFYKRARSLYWDFAHSRASLVAAS
- a CDS encoding long-chain-acyl-CoA synthetase, with the protein product MADRSVNKAFVRALKLTAAINENPRLVLPLAFDEVARQRGDAPALLSERGDLTFRELSERSLRYAQWALAQGLAKGDAVALIMEGQPEYVAIWLGLTRIGVVVALINHHLTGAALAHCIRVAEPRLILCSTKFRRACEDVASERLSVIACDEGFERDLARQSAEPPALPESARPTLSDHALYIYTSGTTGLPKAAIVSHRRLMNWALWFQGLIDVTPDDRMYDCLPLYHSVGGVVAVWSTLLGGGAVVLRERFSASAFWSDVVAHRCTLFQYIGELCRYLIHAPPCPEERQHRLRMTIGNGLRPEVWPVFQRRFAIPRILEFYAATESNFSLYNVEGEPGAIGRIPAFLATRHPVRLVRYDVETETPLRGDDGFCVPCGPNEAGEAIARIANDFEGYLDSEASQKKILRNVFASGDAWMRSGDLMRKDARGFFYFLDRIGDSFRWKGENVSTAEVAQAIAAYPGVLDAAVYGVEAPGCDGRAGMAAIVAGETFEIDGLYPYLAARLPGYARPLFLRLSRELVLTATFKHRKRELADQGFDPRLIPDPVFFASSKQSIYVPLDASLFLKIVAGAVQL